The Candidatus Marsarchaeota archaeon DNA segment ATCTGCGAGCAGCAAAAATTTGAGGCCGTATTTATCTATGAATTTCCCATGCGATTTCAAGTCGTCCTTGCTGATGCCTACTACCTCGGCATTCAGCTTCTTTATGCTGTCAAGCTTTTTGTTGAATTCGTTTGCCTCCATGGTGCAGCCAGGGGTATTGTCTTTCGGATAGAAATACAGTACCACGTATTTGCCTGCAAATTCTCTTAGCGAATGGCTCTTGCCGTCCGAGCCTTTGAGCATGAAATCCGGTGCTTTGCCTCCTTCCTTTACCTCCATGCAATCACATGGATATAGCTCATGGAAAGCCTAATAAATTATCTATGCGTAAAAAATCCGAGCCAATGGAATCAGATACAAAGCTTGAGCAATTTATAAGGAGCTATCCGAACCTCAGGGATGTCACGCTGTGCTACTTCGTAGACAAGAGCGCCGGCAGGATACTGCTTGCCATGAAGAAGCGCGGCTTCGGCTCAGGCAAATACAACGGCCTTGGGGGCAAAGTCAAAGCCGGCGAAACAGTAGAAGAAGCCATGGTGCGCGAGGCTGAAGAGGAATCGCACTCGGTACCGGAAAGATACGAAAAAGCCGGGGTCATAAACTTCTACTTCGACTACCCTGGCAAAGAGGCCGAATTGAACCAGCGAGTTCATGTGTACCTCGTATATGAATGGCGCGGTGAGCCTGCGGAGAGCGAAGAGATGAAACCCGAATGGGTCGGGATAGGCAAAATACCGCTCGGGCTGATGTGGGACGACGACAAATACTGGCTTCCTCAGATCTTGCAAGGCAAGAGCGTTGAGGCATACTTCCTGATGGATGCCCTAGGCAAGGTCAAGGACGCAAAGATAAACTATACGCGCAAAAAGTGAATTCACTTCCTGTATTCTGCGACAAGCTCAAGCAAGCGTTCCGCGAATTTTACCATTTGCGAATGGGTGCCTATGGCTGCACGCATGTAAGGGCCGTGGAGCCCGCTGAATTCCGGGTCAGAAGCGATGAACGCTATTATATTGCTCTTTTTCAGCCCTGAATAGACATATCTCATTTCTGAATTGCTTTCAAATCTGATGAACACGAAACCGCCGTTCGACTTGAACGTGAACACGCCCCCATCGCTGAGCCTTTTCTCCAGGATGTCGCGCTCCCTTATCACGCCTGCAATCTTCCTCCTGTAGTAGCCCATGCTTTTAAGCGCCGCAATGCCAGCATCCCTTGCAGACCTGTTCACGTTAAATTCCTGCTTAGAATTGTTCAACCTGCGTATAAGATCGGCATTTGCAATCAGGTAGCCAAGCCTTATGCCGGAAAGCCCGAAGGCCTTTGAGAACGTCCTGAGCACAATCAGGTTCCTGTGCTTGCCTATAAGGTCCGCAACGCTCTCATTGCAGAATTCCATGTATGCTTCATCAACCACTGCTATGCCCTTTGCCTTTTCCACAAAAGAGTCTATCCTTTCCCTTTCAGTAATGGTGCCAGTAGGGTTGTTTGGGTTGCATATCCATGTGAGCGTAGCCCATCTTAGGTCGCTGTCAGTATAGCGCAGCTCGTAATTGCGCCCATCAGCCATGCACTGCTTCAGCCTGATCTGCGAACCAGCTCCTTTCGCTATGTACTCATATTCTCCGTATGTCGGTGCAGGTATAAGCACGCGCTTTCCGAAGAGGAACGTCAGCATGCCTATTGCTTCGTCTCCCCCGTTAGTGGGCAGTACGTTTTCAGGCTTGACATTGCTGTAATCCGCAATGGCCTTTTTCAGCTCTTCATACCATTCGTAAGGGTATGCATTCACCATCCTCAAAGAGGCGCTCAAAGCCCTCTTCACTGCTGGGGACGGAGAGTACGCAGAACCAGAATAATCAAGCCTAATAATGCTTGTCTTTGTCATAAGCTGTATTCCATTGCCAAACTGGCATTATATGTAATCCCAAGCAAGTATTAAAAGCATTGTGCGCAGTGCGTTGCCCACAAGCTGCAGCTACAAATGCAGGCCTGAACCAAGAGAGCGGCTCTTTATGCTTTTCATGAGCCTAGGCAGGCTAGTACGGCCCAGCCCTATGAGCAAAACGAAAAATACCGGCAGTGCAAGAATCCCTGCAATATGTATAAGGCCGTTATGCAGATATGCCGCAATGCCTAAGACCCACACAGTTATCATGAAGGCATATGCAAATAGCGCGATGCTGCCCCTGCCACTACTGCTTATACCGCGCTTGCCCCTCTTGTTACTTAGCATGTAGAAAAGCTCTATGCTCATGAATACTGCCAAGAAAAGGCACATGTCGAACCCCAGTATGGATGTGCCTGTAGCTACATGCAGATTAACCCCATGATACGCAGCAATGTAAGCCCAAGAAGATGCCGAAGCTATGTACGTTGTTATTATTCCAGAGGCAAAAACATAAAGCATAAAGAAGCGCACCCCTGAAAGCTTTTCGAAGCGGTCAAAATAGAAGCCCGCAGCGAATACGAGCATCGCAACAAGCAAGAAATTCACGACAAGCTCCATAAAAGCGGGATGCCCTTCAACGAGCAGTGCACAATTCTCTATAGGGTTGAACGGTGATGTGGCGAATAGGAAGACATTGCTGGTTATCGGGGCACTGCAACTGCCCTCTGCTGCCGATACAATCGCATAGAGGGCTGCAAATATCAGCGCGTATTCAAGCCCCTTCAGCGTATGCCCGATGTAGCCCTTCATTGCATCATACCAAATAACCTGCCAGATTATTTATAGAATACCATGTTTTGATCGGCCAAGCTATTTTAGCATGAATGCAAGCATTAAAACTGTCTGCTGAGCGTAATTCAATAAGCCCCAAGAGAGTGCTCTCTTGTCGATAAGGAACCCGCCGTTTATTAATGGTTATCGCCCTTGATATGTTTAGATTCATGCTTTCTTATTATGCTTACTTTAATTATAACGTATAAACCTAGGATAAATAGCACAACAACAGTTAACGTGCTAAAATCGATGCCAAAAAATAAAGCACTTATAAAAGACAAAAATCCAAGGAAGCCAGTCGCGATTATCAGACTAATTAAAACTAACCAAAACTTCCAGTTGCTCATACCCTTGCCTATTGTATACTATAAATTAGATAAATAATAAACTATTTAATAAAGCGATACAATATTGAATTAGCGGTGAGATATTTGGAGAAGCTGCCTTCACCGAAATATAACATTTGTAGCATGAATAATTGCCGTAATAAAGCTGTCGCTGGATGTATGTATTGTAAAAAGACATTCTGCAAAGAACACAGTGACCCGATACTTGTAATGTCAGCT contains these protein-coding regions:
- a CDS encoding 8-oxo-dGTP diphosphatase, translating into MESDTKLEQFIRSYPNLRDVTLCYFVDKSAGRILLAMKKRGFGSGKYNGLGGKVKAGETVEEAMVREAEEESHSVPERYEKAGVINFYFDYPGKEAELNQRVHVYLVYEWRGEPAESEEMKPEWVGIGKIPLGLMWDDDKYWLPQILQGKSVEAYFLMDALGKVKDAKINYTRKK
- a CDS encoding histidinol-phosphate aminotransferase family protein, with the translated sequence MTKTSIIRLDYSGSAYSPSPAVKRALSASLRMVNAYPYEWYEELKKAIADYSNVKPENVLPTNGGDEAIGMLTFLFGKRVLIPAPTYGEYEYIAKGAGSQIRLKQCMADGRNYELRYTDSDLRWATLTWICNPNNPTGTITERERIDSFVEKAKGIAVVDEAYMEFCNESVADLIGKHRNLIVLRTFSKAFGLSGIRLGYLIANADLIRRLNNSKQEFNVNRSARDAGIAALKSMGYYRRKIAGVIRERDILEKRLSDGGVFTFKSNGGFVFIRFESNSEMRYVYSGLKKSNIIAFIASDPEFSGLHGPYMRAAIGTHSQMVKFAERLLELVAEYRK
- a CDS encoding peroxiredoxin, encoding MEVKEGGKAPDFMLKGSDGKSHSLREFAGKYVVLYFYPKDNTPGCTMEANEFNKKLDSIKKLNAEVVGISKDDLKSHGKFIDKYGLKFLLLADPDSSVIKSYGAYGDRGIFGVGTLRNTYIIDKAGNIAKIFEKVSPKGHADEVIEFLKSKAK